In the genome of Phlebotomus papatasi isolate M1 chromosome 2, Ppap_2.1, whole genome shotgun sequence, one region contains:
- the LOC129804036 gene encoding acyl-CoA Delta-9 desaturase-like, with protein MLTLGVSILTNIYNIFLGVIGGIGITMGAHRLFTHRSFKAKPPLRRILMILFVLNGQNSLWEWVRDHRQHHKYSDTDADPHNASRGFFFSHVGWLMSKKHPKVIEIGKGIDMSDIEADSWIMFQKKYLIPIYGLVSIVIPTIIPVMLWNEDLIKSFLVCYVTRTVIVLNCTWCVNSVTHMYGTRPYDKTVLAVQNDYVSAFSFGEGYHNYHHAFPWDYRTSEFGPQNGIVQTLIEYCAKKGWAYDLRSPTEESVKNRVQRKGDNSHYKYGGSNNYDECETRKNL; from the exons ATGCTTACTTTGGGTGTAAGCATTCTAACAAATATCTACA ATATTTTTTTGGGCGTGATCGGTGGAATTGGAATCACGATGGGAGCTCACAGACTCTTCACTCATCGTTCCTTCAAAGCCAAACCACCTCTAAGACGTATCCTTATGATTCTATTTGTTCTCAATGGACAAAATTCATTATGGGAATGGGTCAGAGATCATAGGCAACATCATAAGTACTCAGATACAGATGCTGATCCTCACAACGCCAGCAGAGGATTCTTCTTTTCTCATGTAGGCTGGCTTATGTCCAAGAAGCATCCTAAGGTGATCGAAATAGGTAAAGGGATCGATATGTCGGATATCGAAGCAGATTCATGGATCATGTTCCAAAAGAA ATACTTAATACCAATTTACGGATTAGTATCCATTGTGATTCCTACCATAATCCCGGTCATGCTATGGAATGAAGACCTCATAAAATCATTTCTCGTTTGTTACGTCACCAGAACAGTTATAGTTCTTAATTGCACGTGGTGCGTAAACAGCGTGACCCACATGTACGGAACACGTCCGTATGACAAAACCGTTCTTGCGGTTCAAAATGACTATGTAAGTGCCTTTTCATTCGGCGAAGGTTATCATAACTACCATCATGCCTTCCCTTGGGACTACAGAACATCAGAGTTTGGGCCACAGAATGGTATTGTACAAACCTTAATTGAATATTGCGCTAAGAAGGGTTGGGCGTATGACTTAAGATCACCCACGGAAGAATCCGTTAAGAATCGTGTCCAACGAAAAGGAGATAACTCCCATTATAAGTACGGCGGCTCTAATAATTATGATGAGTGTGAGACCAGGAAAAACTTATAG